In a genomic window of Lacrimispora sp. BS-2:
- the rpiB gene encoding ribose 5-phosphate isomerase B: MKIAMGNDHTAIEMKNYIKEFVESKGYEVIDFGTNSTESCDYPEYGEKVGRAVADGEADLGIAICGTGVGISLSCNKVRGIRACVCSEPYTAKLSRMHNDSNVLCFGARVIGVEMAKMITEEWLDAKYEGGRHQRRVDMVMDIEKRS, from the coding sequence ATGAAGATTGCAATGGGAAATGACCATACGGCCATAGAAATGAAGAATTACATTAAGGAATTTGTAGAGAGCAAGGGATATGAGGTGATCGACTTTGGAACCAATTCCACAGAAAGCTGCGATTATCCGGAGTATGGGGAAAAGGTAGGACGCGCTGTTGCAGACGGAGAAGCTGATTTGGGAATCGCAATCTGCGGAACAGGAGTGGGAATCTCCCTTTCCTGCAATAAGGTCAGAGGGATCCGGGCCTGCGTCTGCAGCGAACCCTATACTGCAAAGCTTTCCAGAATGCACAATGATTCCAATGTGCTCTGCTTTGGAGCCCGTGTCATTGGAGTGGAAATGGCAAAGATGATCACGGAAGAATGGTTGGATGCCAAGTACGAGGGCGGAAGGCATCAGCGCCGGGTGGATATGGTAATGGATATCGAAAAAAGAAGCTAA
- a CDS encoding NAD(P)-dependent oxidoreductase has translation MKKIGFIGIGIMGKSMVRNLMKAGYEVAVYSRTRSKAEDVISEGAIWCEDVKACSKGRDAVISIVGYPKDVEEVYFGENGIIANADKGTCLIDMTTTSPKLAVRIYEEAKQAGLKALDAPVTGGDTGAREGTLTILAGGDKDTYDHCLPVFEAMGKAIQYEGKAGNGQHTKMCNQIAIAGAISGVCEAMAYAKANGLDVGTMVDSIATGAAGSAQLNAMAPRILSGDFAPGFFIKHFIKDMKLAAEEAEDTGIRLGVLDYVLSMYETMAASGHEDEGTQALVKYYQW, from the coding sequence ATGAAAAAGATCGGGTTTATCGGAATTGGAATTATGGGAAAGTCCATGGTGCGCAATTTAATGAAGGCAGGTTATGAGGTGGCAGTATACTCAAGAACCAGGAGTAAGGCAGAGGATGTCATTTCAGAGGGAGCCATATGGTGCGAAGATGTGAAGGCATGCTCCAAAGGCAGGGATGCGGTCATCTCCATCGTAGGATATCCTAAGGATGTGGAAGAGGTCTATTTCGGGGAAAATGGGATCATCGCAAACGCAGACAAGGGAACCTGCCTGATTGACATGACCACCACAAGCCCAAAGCTTGCTGTGCGGATTTATGAGGAAGCAAAACAGGCAGGGCTAAAGGCCCTGGATGCCCCGGTGACAGGAGGAGATACCGGGGCAAGAGAAGGAACCCTTACCATACTGGCTGGAGGAGATAAGGATACTTATGACCACTGCCTTCCTGTTTTTGAAGCAATGGGAAAGGCCATCCAATATGAGGGAAAGGCCGGAAACGGCCAGCACACCAAAATGTGCAATCAGATCGCCATTGCAGGAGCTATTTCCGGGGTCTGCGAGGCAATGGCCTATGCAAAGGCCAATGGCCTTGACGTAGGGACCATGGTGGACTCCATCGCTACCGGTGCAGCAGGAAGTGCCCAGTTAAATGCAATGGCTCCCAGAATCCTTTCCGGGGACTTTGCCCCAGGGTTCTTTATCAAGCATTTTATCAAGGACATGAAGCTTGCAGCCGAGGAAGCGGAAGATACCGGCATACGGCTTGGTGTGCTTGATTACGTACTTTCCATGTATGAAACCATGGCTGCCTCTGGCCATGAAGACGAGGGAACACAGGCTTTGGTCAAATATTACCAGTGGTAA
- a CDS encoding methyltransferase domain-containing protein: protein MAYNVENSPGRYYQIMHNYQEAQLLFAAIRLNVFSHLDAPQTADAVAAALDCDKRQIELLLLSLTSCGWVNRQGDFYFNTPETKDFLSRSSEVFLGDALLFRENMTSLARLEQQVKSSDTPKTTYDFSEMARVTIPELYTGRVQAFLNQMTKLYPDTERPLHLLDLGGGTGILAIEFAKKFTNSKATIFEAPDVAEVTKEIVSQHHGERRVDVIAGDFNADVLGGPYDVIIASGILNFVKGNLSDFIGKISASLMEGGYLLIVGQYAEHEQNAPPNMLSWLSGLLNGAPLPPSSREIGLAVQDAGLTVADRMEDARYEGQIYRKGVSNSDVCSGDVIRSFIELNEQISNTKTNILDFGSEDMTFYRGEIHIIKMIGDFPGIHSAELARKFGITRPVVHKTLQKLMEQGLIIKEDDTEDKKRSLLYLTEKGKVAYREHEKYHNEQDKALFDFLADMPGEKLAAIKGFLDNAIGLIKNHA, encoded by the coding sequence ATGGCATACAACGTGGAAAATAGTCCCGGCAGATACTATCAAATTATGCACAATTATCAAGAAGCCCAACTGCTTTTTGCGGCCATTCGTTTGAATGTATTCTCGCATCTCGATGCTCCACAGACGGCAGATGCGGTTGCGGCGGCTCTCGATTGCGATAAGAGACAGATTGAATTATTGTTGCTTTCCCTGACCTCCTGCGGATGGGTAAACAGGCAGGGGGATTTTTATTTCAATACGCCGGAAACCAAGGATTTCTTGTCCCGGAGCAGCGAGGTATTCTTGGGGGATGCTCTGCTTTTTCGTGAGAACATGACCTCGCTGGCAAGGCTGGAGCAACAGGTGAAATCATCCGACACGCCCAAGACTACTTATGATTTTTCGGAGATGGCAAGGGTTACTATTCCTGAACTATATACCGGGCGGGTGCAGGCCTTTTTGAACCAGATGACCAAGCTGTATCCTGATACTGAGCGCCCCTTGCATCTCTTAGATTTAGGCGGTGGAACAGGTATCTTAGCGATTGAGTTTGCAAAGAAGTTTACTAACAGCAAAGCAACGATCTTTGAAGCCCCCGATGTAGCAGAGGTCACAAAAGAGATTGTGAGTCAGCATCATGGGGAACGGCGAGTTGATGTGATTGCCGGAGACTTTAATGCGGATGTTCTTGGCGGCCCTTACGATGTGATTATCGCCTCCGGTATTCTGAACTTTGTGAAAGGTAATCTGTCGGATTTCATTGGTAAAATATCCGCATCTTTAATGGAAGGCGGATATTTGTTGATTGTCGGTCAGTACGCGGAACACGAGCAGAACGCTCCACCCAATATGCTCAGTTGGCTGTCAGGGTTGCTGAACGGTGCGCCTCTGCCCCCCAGCAGTCGGGAAATTGGATTGGCTGTACAAGACGCAGGGCTGACAGTGGCCGACCGCATGGAGGATGCGCGGTATGAAGGACAAATCTATCGCAAGGGAGTATCTAATTCAGATGTTTGTTCGGGCGACGTCATTCGCTCTTTTATTGAACTGAACGAACAAATTTCCAACACGAAAACCAATATCCTTGACTTTGGCAGTGAGGACATGACCTTCTATCGAGGGGAAATCCACATTATCAAAATGATTGGTGATTTTCCAGGTATTCACAGCGCTGAGCTTGCTCGGAAATTCGGTATTACCCGACCTGTCGTTCACAAGACGCTGCAAAAGCTCATGGAGCAGGGATTGATTATAAAAGAGGATGATACCGAGGATAAAAAACGCAGTCTGCTCTACCTGACTGAAAAAGGGAAGGTCGCCTATCGGGAACATGAGAAATATCACAACGAGCAGGATAAGGCGCTTTTCGATTTCCTTGCAGATATGCCCGGCGAAAAATTAGCCGCCATCAAGGGCTTTTTGGACAACGCAATCGGTCTCATTAAAAACCATGCGTAA
- a CDS encoding cysteine-rich KTR domain-containing protein has product MRNPISVISERKRGGDVEKTEWVRCPVCGHKTRVQIREDTVLIRFPLFCPKCKHENLINVKNYKVFIADRPDAKTQCR; this is encoded by the coding sequence ATGCGTAATCCAATCAGCGTCATATCAGAGCGAAAGCGGGGTGGTGATGTGGAAAAAACCGAATGGGTTCGGTGTCCTGTATGCGGACATAAAACGAGGGTTCAAATTCGGGAAGATACAGTTTTGATTCGGTTTCCCCTGTTTTGCCCGAAGTGCAAGCACGAAAATTTAATCAATGTGAAAAATTATAAAGTTTTTATTGCAGATAGGCCAGACGCTAAGACGCAGTGCCGGTAA